One genomic segment of Naumovozyma castellii chromosome 9, complete genome includes these proteins:
- the TIP1 gene encoding putative lipase, translating into MSKLSILLAAVATASMVSALDTAQQTAELQAIIEDINSHLSEYLGLQTGNSGFQIPADVLKVYQQVMTYKAGDDSYTTLFSELNFDEITQTIVKLPWYSTRLLPAIEAAVPAAASSKAEATTSAAASSKAETTTSAAASSKAEATTSAAASSSAVAKTTVSSAAASSAKATAVSQITDGQAQAPKTVSQQTANGAAKFGLGCGAAIAGAAALLL; encoded by the coding sequence ATGTCCAAGTTGTCCATCCTTTTAGCTGCCGTCGCTACCGCTTCCATGGTCTCTGCTCTAGACACCGCTCAACAAACCGCTGAATTGCAAGccattattgaagatattaacTCTCACTTGTCTGAATACTTGGGTCTACAAACTGGTAACTCTGGTTTCCAAATCCCAGCTGATGTCTTGAAGGTTTACCAACAAGTTATGACTTACAAGGCCGGTGACGACTCTTACACAACTTTGTTCAGTGAATTGAACTTCGATGAAATTACTCAAACCATCGTCAAGTTGCCATGGTACTCTACCAGATTATTGCCAGCTATTGAAGCCGCTGTCCCAGCTGCCGCTTCTTCCAAGGCTGAAGCCACCACTTCTGCTGCTGCTTCCTCCAAGGCTGAAACCACTACTTCTGCTGCCGCTTCCTCCAAGGCTGAAGCCACTACCTCTGCTGCTGCTTCCTCTTCTGCCGTTGCTAAGACTACTGTCTCCTCTGCTGCTGCTTCTTCCGCTAAGGCCACCGCTGTTTCTCAAATCACCGACGGTCAAGCTCAAGCTCCAAAGACCGTCTCTCAGCAAACCGCTAACGGTGCTGCTAAATTCGGTCTAGGTTGTGGTGCCGCCATTGCCGGTGCCGCTGCTCTATTGTTATAA
- the NCAS0I01550 gene encoding uncharacterized protein produces the protein MCKLSLNEPQKRRKELTFTTKISSKKWRSWGFVSLLPRELGVGVHPFTSAAGSLGSKHKGSRKPCEKMSTNRLVIRGPALSVQWSGSFVAVVIVEKLARFFSYDMFFEKFSAAFRDLAFDRHFPMRKCQGLFFQVNELERLRQRHFNRRGECGLSSTGGFSRQC, from the coding sequence ATGTGCAAGTTATCCCTTAACGAGCCACAGAAACGACGGAAGGAGCTCACCTTTACAACAAAGATCTCTTCGAAGAAGTGGAGGTCGTGGGGATTCGTATCTTTGTTGCCAAGAGAGTTAGGCGTAGGAGTCCATCCGTTTACCTCTGCGGCGGGTTCACTGGGATCCAAACATAAAGGGTCTCGAAAACCATGTGAGAAGATGTCAACAAATCGTTTGGTTATACGTGGCCCTGCGCTTAGTGTACAGTGGAGTGGTTCGTTTGTTGCTGTCGTTATTGTTGAAAAACTTGCCAGATTTTTCAGCTACGACATGTTCTTCGAGAAATTTTCCGCTGCGTTTAGGGATTTGGCCTTTGACAGACATTTCCCGATGAGGAAATGTCAGGGACTGTTTTTTCAAGTAAACGAGCTCGAAAGGTTGCGACAACGTCACTTTAATAGGAGAGGTGAATGTGGGCTTAGCTCAACCGGTGGGTTCTCCAGACAGTGTTGA
- the NRG2 gene encoding Nrg2p (ancestral locus Anc_3.281) has protein sequence MMMTELQHIQLSGPSPYTTSNLRENNKSPVQMMVSYALSSNNSSMDLPLEKKFQTLLPIVDTTSRIDNDLKWKLTKKFSFESEKSPITPTLTIPTITFEKSHNYTFETNTNIYLAPPTPSATPIGTPMGTPNVTPSATPPPQIATMTHPTSMEHLPVELVSKSHLSPSINNKTWQDKYNNNKQPIMMKITKKTKTDKNIAMKRQQNRRKHVCKICSTGFTTSGHLSRHNRIHTGEKNHSCPFEGCNQKFSRHDNCLQHYRTHLKKN, from the coding sequence atgatgatgactGAACTTCAACACATTCAATTGAGTGGACCTTCTCCATATACCACCAGCAATTTAAGAGAAAACAATAAATCGCCTGTTCAGATGATGGTAAGTTATGCATTGAGTTCTAATAATAGTTCGATGGACTTGCcattagaaaagaaatttcaaacaCTATTACCAATTGTCGATACTACTTCAAGAATCGACAACGATTTAAAATGGAAACTAACTAAGAagttttcatttgaatCGGAGAAATCTCCCATAACACCAACTCTCACTATACCAACTATTACGTTCGAAAAATCTCACAATTATACCTTTGAAACCAACACAAATATCTATTTGGCACCACCAACACCCAGTGCTACACCAATCGGGACGCCCATGGGGACGCCAAATGTCACCCCTTCTGCTACACCTCCACCACAAATTGCAACAATGACGCACCCAACCTCGATGGAACATCTACCTGTAGAATTAGTTTCCAAATCTCACCTAAGTCCGTCCATAAATAACAAGACGTGGCAGGATAAAtataacaacaataagCAACCAattatgatgaagataacGAAGAAGACGAAGACTGATAAAAATATAGCCATGAAGAGACAACAAAATCGTCGTAAGCACGTTTGCAAAATCTGTTCCACTGGTTTTACCACATCAGGTCATCTTTCAAGACATAATAGAATCCATACGGGGGAAAAGAACCACTCTTGTCCTTTCGAAGGCTGTAACCAGAAGTTCAGTAGGCATGACAATTGTCTGCAACATTATAGAACTCatctaaaaaaaaattga
- the ECM2 gene encoding Pre-mRNA-splicing factor ECM2 (ancestral locus Anc_3.280) translates to MNTVDYDSQPPSICDVCLGDSPNIRLTKLPNGAQCKICTMTFTSYHFKQQERSSNLTKTLICLRCATQRNVCQCCMLDMTWHIPVQLRDSIVSLVNQDKSMITKEAKNDIMKRFLALKDGKLGGAQVTSDSKQTDELMQKLKDILLQNNSKENIHKKTEAISSGDSSNSTRLDNSKLKGIDISHIIRKLPLRESFLDTTASVKSFFLYNIDPSIPEWKVSDQISNIVGTKDWKDPTSLSLIIIHKAKCGGVRFKSEELGSKFVKNMLASGSFMKSNDGKVQRGILKIDHFQIFAIPWRSGFSGSSFGGNVNENIKLSLSMNKLIQLENGASTESELQSEPAKKSVKTPPGGSKTMAKKNKITKPKKS, encoded by the coding sequence ATGAACACAGTGGATTATGATTCACAACCGCCATCCATATGTGATGTATGTCTAGGTGATTCACCTAATATAAGATTAACCAAATTACCAAATGGTGCCCAATGCAAGATATGTACTATGACATTTACATCTTATCACTTCAAGCAACAAGAAAGATCCTCCAATTTAACGAAAACATTAATTTGTCTACGGTGTGCCACACAACGTAATGTATGCCAATGTTGCATGCTTGATATGACTTGGCATATTCCCGTACAATTACGTGATTCCATCGTTTCGTTAGTGAATCAAGACAAAAGTATGATTACCAAGGAAGCtaaaaatgatataatGAAACGATTTCTCGCTTTAAAGGATGGGAAACTAGGTGGGGCACAAGTTACCAGTGACTCAAAGCAAACAGATGAACTTATGcagaaattgaaggatATACtacttcaaaataattcGAAGGAAAATATACATAAGAAAACGGAGGCTATCTCTTCAGGGGATTCATCGAATTCAACAAGATTGGATAATTCTAAATTGAAAGGAATTGACATATCACACATAATAAGGAAATTACCATTAAGAGAATCATTTTTAGACACAACAGCATCAGTAAAATCGTTCTTTCTTTACAACATCGATCCATCCATTCCAGAATGGAAAGTGTCGgatcaaatttcaaatattgttGGCACTAAGGATTGGAAAGATCCAACCTCACTTTCATTAATTATCATTCATAAAGCAAAATGTGGCGGAGTTCGATTTAAAAGCGAAGAACTAGGGTCAAAGTTTGTAAAGAATATGCTAGCATCAGGTTCATTTATGAAATCTAATGACGGTAAAGTCCAAAGAGGTATTCTTAAAATTGaccatttccaaatttttgCAATTCCCTGGAGGTCAGGCTTTTCAGGTAGTTCATTTGGTGGTAATGTGAATGAAAACATAAAACTAAGTTTGAGCATGAATAAACTCATTCAATTAGAAAATGGAGCATCTACTGAGTCTGAACTTCAATCTGAACCTGCGAAGAAAAGTGTCAAAACTCCGCCAGGAGGAAGTAAAACAATggcaaagaaaaataaaatcacAAAACCCAAAAAATCTTAA
- the NCAS0I01580 gene encoding uncharacterized protein, with translation MDYNFNTYYYVPHNQYTVPVLPISEENMSRSEMYLFIFVMFRLPLQLLSVIMFPDKLEACDMVSFSIVNPILASFYKQLASTKTPGFYHYRRKSVTNKLYPHTDRLTSFIFFLLALNCFYFYLDIKRRRAYGMNLARKLNILDQEYLKMSYESDSDLNDSDSTAVDYDTEECFIYQDQFYYLEPNDLQEDFGDFLLDYRNTVLYRGLGLHTGQRTTYLDSRRQKGALSLVLGNDLVT, from the coding sequence atGGACTACAATTTTAATACCTATTATTATGTGCCACATAATCAATACACAGTGCCTGTATTGCCTATCTCAGAAGAGAACATGTCTAGATCGGAAATGTACCTATTCATTTTTGTGATGTTCAGATTACCATTACAGCTACTTTCAGTGATTATGTTCCCAGACAAGTTAGAAGCATGTGACATGGTGAGCTTTTCTATTGTTAACCCAATTCTAGCGTCATTCTACAAGCAATTGGCTTCAACCAAAACTCCTGGCTTTTATCATTATCGGAGGAAGAGTGTAACTAACAAGTTATATCCACATACCGATCGCCTGACtagtttcatttttttcctgCTAGCTTTAAACTGCTTTTATTTCTACTTGGATATAAAGCGAAGACGAGCTTATGGTATGAACTTGGCGAGAAAACTTAACATACTAGAccaagaatatttaaaaatgagTTATGAATCTGATTCAGATTTAAATGATTCAGATTCTACAGCGGTAGACTATGATACTGAAGAGTGTTTTATTTACCAGGATCAATTTTATTACCTGGAGCCAAATGATTTACAGGAAGACTTTGGAGATTTCCTACTTGACTACAGGAATACTGTCTTGTATAGGGGCCTAGGGTTACATACTGGACAGAGGACAACGTATTTAGATAGTCGACGCCAAAAGGGTGCATTAAGCTTGGTCTTGGGGAATGATTTGGTGACAT